The following are encoded together in the Nocardioides okcheonensis genome:
- a CDS encoding ATP-dependent Clp protease proteolytic subunit, giving the protein MNYYIPQWEERTSYGFRRIDPYAKLFEERIIYLGTPISDDVANAVIAQLMCLETMNPDTDISIYINSPGGSFTALTAIYDTMRFIKPDVQTVCLGQAASAAAILLGAGAKGKRMALPNSRILIHQPYTEGTFGQTSDIEIQANEILRMRELLERMIADSSGKDIDQVSADIERDKILTAEQAVEYGLIDAVIESRKGAPALV; this is encoded by the coding sequence ATGAACTACTACATTCCCCAGTGGGAAGAGCGGACCTCCTACGGCTTCCGCCGCATCGACCCCTACGCCAAGCTGTTCGAGGAGCGCATCATCTACCTCGGCACGCCGATCAGCGACGACGTGGCCAACGCGGTCATCGCCCAGCTGATGTGCCTGGAGACGATGAACCCCGACACCGACATCAGCATCTACATCAACAGCCCCGGCGGCTCCTTCACGGCGCTCACCGCGATCTACGACACGATGCGGTTCATCAAGCCCGACGTGCAGACCGTGTGCCTGGGCCAGGCGGCCTCGGCGGCGGCGATCCTGCTCGGCGCCGGCGCGAAGGGCAAGCGGATGGCGCTGCCCAACAGCCGCATCCTGATCCACCAGCCCTACACCGAGGGCACCTTCGGCCAGACCTCGGACATCGAGATCCAGGCCAACGAGATCCTGCGGATGCGCGAGCTGCTCGAGCGGATGATCGCCGACTCCAGCGGCAAGGACATCGACCAGGTGAGCGCCGACATCGAGCGTGACAAGATCCTGACCGCGGAGCAGGCCGTCGAGTACGGCCTGATCGATGCGGTCATCGAGTCCCGCAAGGGTGCTCCCGCGCTCGTCTGA
- a CDS encoding ATP-dependent Clp protease proteolytic subunit encodes MNGAGGMYGLDDHIYQRLLRERIVFLGSEVRDQNANAICAQLLLLSAEDPEADIFLHINSPGGSVDAGMAIYDTMNYIPNDVATVGMGLAASMGQFLLCAGTKGKRYALPHARIMMHQPSSGMGGSASDIKIQAQQSLHIKKVLLDLIAEHTGQSVEQVVADADRDRWFTADQAVEYGLVDLVITSAREAADEGRPARHSGSTQKD; translated from the coding sequence ATGAACGGCGCCGGTGGGATGTATGGCCTCGACGACCACATCTACCAGCGCCTCCTCCGCGAGCGCATCGTCTTCCTCGGCTCGGAGGTGCGCGACCAGAACGCCAACGCGATCTGCGCCCAGCTCCTCCTGCTGTCGGCGGAGGACCCGGAGGCGGACATCTTCCTCCACATCAACAGCCCCGGCGGCTCGGTGGACGCCGGCATGGCGATCTACGACACGATGAACTACATCCCCAACGACGTGGCGACCGTCGGCATGGGCCTGGCGGCCTCGATGGGCCAGTTCCTGCTGTGCGCCGGCACCAAGGGCAAGCGCTACGCCCTGCCGCACGCGCGGATCATGATGCACCAGCCCTCCTCGGGCATGGGCGGCTCCGCCTCGGACATCAAGATCCAGGCGCAGCAGTCGCTCCACATCAAGAAGGTGCTGCTCGACCTCATCGCCGAGCACACCGGCCAGAGCGTCGAGCAGGTCGTCGCCGACGCCGACCGTGACCGCTGGTTCACCGCGGACCAGGCGGTCGAGTACGGCCTGGTCGACCTGGTGATCACCAGTGCCCGCGAGGCAGCCGACGAGGGTCGCCCGGCCCGCCACTCCGGTTCGACCCAGAAGGACTGA
- a CDS encoding SRPBCC family protein yields MLEPSADRELRAERLVAAPPSVVWAALTDLTRMPDWSPELVRMVALRPGGLRVGQQYLGINRRKGVVWPTRSVVAVLEEGVTLAWDTRTSGSRWIYELVPEGHGTRVVHRRPVPRRLTRSGRVFAALALGGAGPHAGELEAGMARTLAGLAAAVER; encoded by the coding sequence ATGCTGGAGCCCTCCGCCGACCGCGAGCTGCGGGCCGAGCGCCTCGTCGCGGCACCACCGTCCGTGGTCTGGGCGGCCCTGACCGATCTGACGCGGATGCCGGACTGGAGCCCCGAGCTGGTCCGGATGGTGGCGCTGCGACCCGGCGGCCTCCGCGTCGGGCAGCAGTACCTCGGCATCAACCGGCGCAAGGGCGTCGTGTGGCCCACCCGCAGCGTGGTCGCCGTGCTCGAGGAGGGCGTGACCCTCGCGTGGGACACCCGGACGAGCGGGTCTCGGTGGATCTACGAGCTGGTGCCGGAGGGTCACGGCACCCGCGTGGTGCACCGACGCCCGGTCCCGCGGCGGCTCACCCGTTCGGGTCGGGTGTTCGCCGCGCTGGCCCTCGGTGGTGCCGGGCCGCACGCCGGCGAGCTCGAGGCGGGCATGGCCCGGACCCTGGCGGGCCTCGCCGCCGCCGTGGAGCGCTGA
- a CDS encoding MarR family winged helix-turn-helix transcriptional regulator produces MTDVKGRRPVVEPHLPMLMGLVFGQLREQLALDVPELRPSQLRVLEWLPPEGLTISELAECVDMTTQGCGQFVRQLEGLGMVEVAVADHDARARVVRATDRGSEAVARSAAVLARCDATWAERVGPERYRVFREVLGELALG; encoded by the coding sequence ATGACTGACGTCAAGGGTCGACGCCCCGTCGTCGAGCCCCACCTGCCGATGCTGATGGGCCTGGTCTTCGGGCAGCTGCGCGAGCAGCTCGCGCTGGACGTGCCCGAGCTGCGCCCCTCGCAGCTGCGGGTGCTGGAGTGGCTCCCGCCGGAGGGGCTCACCATCAGCGAGCTCGCGGAGTGCGTGGACATGACCACCCAGGGGTGCGGGCAGTTCGTGCGCCAGCTCGAGGGCCTGGGCATGGTCGAGGTGGCGGTCGCCGACCACGACGCCCGCGCCCGGGTCGTCCGGGCCACCGACCGGGGGAGCGAGGCGGTGGCGCGCTCGGCCGCCGTGCTGGCCCGCTGCGACGCGACGTGGGCCGAGCGCGTCGGCCCGGAGCGCTACCGCGTGTTCCGGGAGGTGCTGGGGGAGCTCGCGCTCGGGTGA
- a CDS encoding aminoglycoside phosphotransferase family protein: MKAAFATSERVPRGDLLGADDVDDAALATMVADLWRVPGATLVDSWAEPVDYDVPSILTGARTWVHGEADAGEGPRAFTLFVKRVHAWRHSPAFAFVPAEVRDWAASTVPWRAEPLVYGSDLATRLPDGLTMPRALRVEVRPDETAVLWLEEVVCDPVPWTPTDSARAARLLGRLAASERVAPLAAIDPQPWHVDSFVAGRLGHTVLPQVRDDATWQHPVVAEHFGALRSDLEDAVRRVDALAAEFAACRHLAAHGDACPNNLLRREGEEAFTLIDFGFWRPQPVGFDLSQLLVGDIQVGRQDVADLPERAAACLEAYAAGLADEGLDVPFEEVRRGHALSLMLFNGLTALPTEMLWEHAAREEAGGVDADSLATLDHWARQRAGIARYSLDVLAATDG, from the coding sequence ATGAAAGCGGCTTTCGCGACGTCGGAGAGGGTGCCCCGCGGCGACCTGCTCGGGGCCGACGACGTCGACGACGCCGCGCTCGCCACCATGGTCGCCGACCTCTGGCGAGTGCCCGGGGCGACGCTGGTCGACTCCTGGGCCGAGCCGGTCGACTACGACGTCCCCTCGATCCTCACCGGCGCACGCACGTGGGTGCACGGCGAGGCGGACGCGGGCGAGGGGCCCCGCGCGTTCACCCTCTTCGTCAAGCGGGTGCACGCGTGGCGGCACTCCCCCGCGTTCGCCTTCGTGCCCGCCGAGGTCCGCGACTGGGCGGCCTCGACCGTGCCGTGGCGGGCCGAGCCGCTCGTCTACGGCTCCGACCTCGCCACCCGGCTCCCCGACGGCCTGACCATGCCGCGCGCGCTGCGGGTCGAGGTGCGGCCCGACGAGACGGCCGTGCTCTGGCTGGAGGAGGTCGTGTGCGACCCCGTCCCCTGGACCCCGACCGACAGCGCGCGGGCCGCGCGGCTGCTCGGCCGGCTCGCCGCCAGCGAGCGGGTGGCACCGCTGGCCGCGATCGACCCGCAGCCGTGGCACGTCGACAGCTTCGTGGCCGGTCGCCTCGGCCACACCGTGCTGCCGCAGGTCCGCGACGACGCGACCTGGCAGCACCCGGTGGTGGCCGAGCACTTCGGTGCGCTCCGGTCCGACCTCGAGGACGCGGTGCGCCGGGTCGACGCGCTGGCCGCCGAGTTCGCCGCGTGCCGCCACCTCGCCGCCCACGGCGACGCCTGCCCCAACAACCTGCTGCGCCGCGAGGGCGAGGAGGCCTTCACGCTGATCGACTTCGGCTTCTGGCGGCCGCAGCCGGTGGGCTTCGACCTCTCACAGCTGCTCGTGGGCGACATCCAGGTCGGACGCCAGGACGTCGCCGACCTGCCCGAGCGCGCCGCGGCCTGCCTCGAGGCGTACGCCGCCGGCCTCGCCGACGAGGGCCTCGACGTGCCGTTCGAGGAGGTCCGGCGCGGCCACGCGCTGAGCCTGATGCTGTTCAACGGACTGACCGCCCTGCCGACCGAGATGCTCTGGGAGCACGCCGCCCGCGAGGAGGCCGGCGGCGTCGACGCCGACTCCCTCGCCACCCTCGACCACTGGGCCCGTCAGCGCGCCGGGATCGCGCGCTACTCCCTCGACGTCCTGGCCGCGACGGACGGCTGA
- the tig gene encoding trigger factor — MKSAVETLSPTRAKLTVEVPFEELKPSLDAAYQKIAKQINVPGFRRGKVPPAVIDRQIGRGPVLDEAINAVVPQQYMAALQEHDLEPLAQPEIEVTKFEDNESLEFTAEVDVKPDFELPAYDGLEASVEDIEITDADVDEQVEALRERFGTLVPVERAAADGDFVTIDLVAAKDGEAVEGGEVTGMSYKVGRGGMIDGLDEALVGLSADEEKTFDSELVGGDLVGEPVQVTVKVTAVQEQQLPDYDDEFAQLASEFDTAEELTADVRERLGRGKRLEQAAAARDAVLEALLEKVTIPLPEVMVTDELNARRQNVEQQLGFAGITMEKYLEDEGQTQEEFEADLERRVRDAVAAQFILDKIAKKEEFGIDQAELSEHLVRRAQQSGQDPQEFANHMFEHNHIPELVQEILRGKALATIVEAATVKDASGNVVELKNLRPDGTIGEPVDETAAEESGEAEAAEETEDSEKA, encoded by the coding sequence GTGAAGAGCGCCGTCGAGACCTTGAGCCCCACCCGGGCCAAGCTGACCGTCGAGGTGCCCTTCGAGGAGCTCAAGCCGAGCCTCGACGCGGCCTACCAGAAGATCGCGAAGCAGATCAACGTCCCGGGCTTCCGTCGGGGCAAGGTCCCGCCGGCCGTCATCGACCGCCAGATCGGCCGGGGTCCGGTGCTCGACGAGGCGATCAACGCCGTCGTCCCGCAGCAGTACATGGCCGCCCTGCAGGAGCACGACCTCGAGCCGCTCGCGCAGCCCGAGATCGAGGTGACCAAGTTCGAGGACAACGAGTCGCTCGAGTTCACCGCCGAGGTCGACGTCAAGCCCGACTTCGAGCTGCCCGCCTACGACGGCCTCGAGGCCAGCGTCGAGGACATCGAGATCACCGACGCCGACGTCGACGAGCAGGTCGAGGCGCTGCGCGAGCGCTTCGGCACCCTCGTCCCGGTCGAGCGCGCGGCCGCCGACGGCGACTTCGTGACCATCGACCTGGTGGCTGCCAAGGACGGCGAGGCCGTCGAGGGCGGCGAGGTCACGGGCATGTCCTACAAGGTCGGCCGCGGCGGCATGATCGACGGCCTCGACGAGGCGCTCGTCGGCCTGTCCGCCGACGAGGAGAAGACCTTCGACTCCGAGCTCGTCGGTGGCGACCTGGTCGGCGAGCCGGTCCAGGTGACCGTCAAGGTGACCGCCGTCCAGGAGCAGCAGCTCCCCGACTACGACGACGAGTTCGCCCAGCTCGCCTCCGAGTTCGACACCGCGGAGGAGCTCACCGCCGACGTGCGCGAGCGCCTCGGCCGCGGCAAGCGCCTCGAGCAGGCCGCCGCCGCGCGCGACGCCGTGCTCGAGGCCCTGCTGGAGAAGGTGACGATCCCGCTGCCCGAGGTCATGGTGACCGACGAGCTCAACGCCCGCCGCCAGAACGTCGAGCAGCAGCTCGGCTTCGCCGGCATCACCATGGAGAAGTACCTCGAGGACGAGGGCCAGACCCAGGAGGAGTTCGAGGCCGACCTCGAGCGCCGGGTCCGCGACGCCGTCGCCGCCCAGTTCATCCTCGACAAGATCGCGAAGAAGGAGGAGTTCGGCATCGACCAGGCCGAGCTCTCCGAGCACCTCGTGCGCCGCGCCCAGCAGTCCGGGCAGGACCCGCAGGAGTTCGCGAACCACATGTTCGAGCACAACCACATCCCCGAGCTCGTGCAGGAGATCCTGCGCGGCAAGGCGCTCGCCACCATCGTGGAGGCCGCGACCGTCAAGGACGCCTCGGGCAACGTGGTGGAGCTGAAGAACCTGCGCCCCGACGGCACCATCGGCGAGCCGGTCGACGAGACCGCTGCCGAGGAGTCCGGCGAGGCCGAGGCCGCCGAGGAGACCGAGGACTCCGAGAAGGCCTGA
- a CDS encoding PepSY-associated TM helix domain-containing protein — MSTLTDDAAAGDGASATPPARAGSRNPRGRPVPAGLFRAFWRWHFYASFVVIPVFAVLAVTGLIYLFRFQVEPLLHADVMRVEQPAGQELPYVLSDQLALVEEAYPDAEVGLVREGREADDATAFAVTKDDGSVVDVFVDPWRGEVLGELDPDTTLSGYAVRLHADLMGGVLGDRFIEVAVCWAIVMALTGYYLFFSGRRARVRRRQKRASGARLRSTHALVGSVAGVGLLMMVVTGLPWTGFWGAKVQELATAQGTSLWSLDHGAESKPGSRLDESLPHSHAEREVPWAQGATEVPSSDPDGEDRTSVANLDTAVFVAEREGLAHPMTIALPGDDGGVFSVIGDAFHDPSRERTVHVDQYSGEVRSQYGFEDYPLAAKAVAQGIGLHEGRSLGLVSFWGAALFCVAILFLCATGPLMWWRRRPSGSGSVGAPRGRMPVRATWWLAGALVVLGVVLPLFGITLLAVLLLDRFVLRRVPRLRAAFDTVD, encoded by the coding sequence ATGAGCACCCTCACCGACGACGCCGCTGCCGGCGACGGGGCGTCCGCGACGCCCCCCGCCCGCGCCGGCTCGAGGAACCCCCGAGGCCGGCCGGTGCCGGCCGGCCTGTTCCGCGCCTTCTGGCGCTGGCACTTCTACGCATCCTTCGTGGTGATCCCGGTCTTCGCCGTGCTGGCGGTGACCGGGCTCATCTACCTGTTCCGCTTCCAGGTCGAGCCGCTGCTGCACGCCGACGTCATGCGCGTCGAGCAGCCGGCCGGCCAGGAGCTCCCGTACGTCCTCTCCGACCAGCTCGCGCTGGTCGAGGAGGCCTACCCCGACGCCGAGGTCGGTCTGGTCCGCGAGGGCCGCGAGGCCGACGACGCCACCGCGTTCGCCGTGACGAAGGACGACGGCAGCGTCGTCGACGTGTTCGTCGATCCGTGGCGCGGCGAGGTCCTCGGCGAGCTCGACCCCGACACCACCCTGTCGGGCTACGCCGTCCGCCTGCACGCCGACCTGATGGGCGGCGTGCTGGGGGACCGGTTCATCGAGGTCGCCGTGTGCTGGGCGATCGTCATGGCCCTGACCGGCTACTACCTCTTCTTCTCCGGTCGCCGGGCGCGGGTGCGACGACGGCAGAAGCGGGCGTCGGGCGCACGCCTGCGGAGCACGCACGCCCTCGTCGGCTCGGTCGCCGGCGTGGGGCTGCTGATGATGGTGGTCACGGGGCTGCCGTGGACCGGCTTCTGGGGCGCGAAGGTCCAGGAGCTCGCGACCGCGCAGGGCACGTCCCTGTGGAGCCTGGACCACGGCGCGGAGTCGAAGCCCGGCTCACGCCTCGACGAGTCGCTGCCGCACAGCCACGCCGAGCGCGAGGTCCCGTGGGCCCAGGGCGCCACCGAGGTGCCGTCGTCCGACCCGGACGGGGAGGACCGTACGTCGGTGGCGAACCTCGACACGGCGGTGTTCGTCGCCGAGCGGGAGGGCCTCGCCCACCCGATGACGATCGCCCTGCCCGGCGACGACGGCGGCGTCTTCTCGGTGATCGGGGACGCGTTCCACGACCCGAGCCGGGAGCGGACCGTCCACGTCGACCAGTACTCGGGCGAGGTCCGCTCGCAGTACGGCTTCGAGGACTACCCGCTCGCGGCCAAGGCCGTCGCCCAGGGCATCGGCCTGCACGAGGGACGCAGCCTCGGGCTGGTCAGCTTCTGGGGCGCCGCGCTGTTCTGCGTGGCGATCCTCTTCCTGTGCGCCACCGGCCCGCTGATGTGGTGGCGCCGGCGGCCGTCGGGATCGGGATCGGTCGGCGCGCCGCGGGGACGCATGCCCGTACGGGCGACGTGGTGGCTGGCCGGCGCGCTCGTCGTGCTCGGCGTGGTCCTGCCGCTGTTCGGGATCACGCTGCTCGCGGTGCTGCTGCTCGACCGGTTCGTGCTGCGCCGGGTGCCCCGCCTGCGCGCGGCGTTCGACACGGTGGACTGA
- a CDS encoding PP2C family protein-serine/threonine phosphatase, giving the protein MSSSGERRPGPRALLSDVLGRLVPRGSRLLVTLGAVTVALGAAILAFQDTVPLVSLLVPLVVSSLMLSPRQLPWFVVFLLLVLALVVPAQDDLNVRIGVTVVIMYGLGFLVLLSSFRRSRLGVAGLQGEQMFVDLRDRILRQGGIPALPPEWYVAAELRSAGGTPFAGDFVVAARVGERLEVAVVDVSGKGEGAGTRALLLSGALGGLLSALPPSEFLDAANTYLLRQEWDEGFATAIHLSLDLTTGHYELRCAGHPPAALRHAGSGRWEVIEAEGPILGVLDAAHYAATAGEMRPGDALLLYTDGMVETRTRDISLGIDKMLGQAERLLRGDFEGGAARLVDAIGSRNDDRALLLVHRR; this is encoded by the coding sequence ATGAGTTCTTCCGGTGAGCGCCGACCCGGCCCCCGCGCACTGCTGTCGGACGTCCTCGGACGGCTGGTGCCGCGCGGCAGCCGGCTGCTCGTCACGCTCGGCGCGGTCACGGTGGCCCTCGGCGCCGCGATCCTGGCGTTCCAGGACACCGTCCCGCTGGTCTCGCTGCTCGTCCCGCTGGTGGTCTCCAGCCTGATGCTCAGCCCGCGGCAGCTGCCGTGGTTCGTGGTCTTCCTGCTCCTCGTGCTCGCGCTGGTGGTGCCGGCGCAGGACGACCTCAACGTCCGCATCGGCGTCACCGTGGTGATCATGTACGGCCTGGGATTCCTGGTCCTGCTCTCGTCGTTCCGTCGCTCGCGGCTCGGCGTGGCCGGCCTGCAGGGCGAGCAGATGTTCGTCGACCTGCGGGACCGGATCCTGCGCCAGGGCGGCATCCCGGCGCTCCCGCCGGAGTGGTACGTCGCGGCCGAGCTCCGGTCCGCCGGCGGCACCCCGTTCGCCGGCGACTTCGTGGTCGCGGCCCGGGTCGGGGAACGGCTCGAGGTCGCCGTCGTCGACGTGTCGGGCAAGGGCGAGGGCGCCGGCACCCGCGCGCTCCTGCTCTCGGGCGCCCTCGGCGGGCTGCTCAGCGCCCTGCCGCCGAGCGAGTTCCTCGACGCGGCGAACACCTACCTGCTCCGCCAGGAGTGGGACGAGGGCTTCGCGACCGCGATCCACCTGTCGCTCGACCTGACGACCGGCCACTACGAGCTGCGGTGCGCCGGCCACCCCCCGGCCGCGCTGCGGCACGCGGGCTCCGGCCGCTGGGAGGTGATCGAGGCGGAGGGCCCGATCCTGGGCGTGCTCGACGCCGCGCACTACGCCGCCACGGCCGGCGAGATGCGTCCCGGCGACGCCCTGCTGCTCTACACCGACGGCATGGTCGAGACCCGCACCCGCGACATCAGCCTCGGCATCGACAAGATGCTCGGCCAGGCCGAGCGGCTGCTGCGCGGCGACTTCGAGGGCGGCGCCGCGCGGCTGGTCGACGCCATCGGCTCGCGCAACGACGACCGCGCGCTGCTGCTGGTCCACCGGCGCTGA
- a CDS encoding Fpg/Nei family DNA glycosylase encodes MPEGHTLRKLADDLAAGFAGRRVRATSPQGRFGADAALLDGSRVVGADSAGKHLFLAFEGEVFVHVHLGLIGQFDVHTGLAGPADVPVPVGAVRLRLVTADDDPRGTAYADLRGAIVCDLIGPEKRDAVLAGLGPDPLRPDADPDRAWRRIQRSDRSIGDLLMDQKVLAGVGNVYRAEVLFRHRIHPLRPGRTLRVGQWRAMWADLVELMGEGVRSGRIDTVRPEHTPEAMGRDPRRDDHGGEVYVYRRTAQPCHVCGAGVRTADLAGRNVFWCPKCQPVFRSRAAVRSAHQHTDPSRGARP; translated from the coding sequence ATGCCTGAGGGGCACACCCTCCGCAAGCTGGCCGACGACCTCGCCGCGGGGTTCGCCGGCCGCCGTGTCCGCGCGACCTCGCCGCAGGGCCGGTTCGGCGCCGACGCGGCGCTGCTCGACGGCTCGCGGGTCGTGGGCGCCGACTCCGCCGGCAAGCACCTGTTCCTCGCCTTCGAGGGCGAGGTGTTCGTGCACGTCCACCTCGGGCTGATCGGGCAGTTCGACGTCCACACCGGGCTCGCCGGGCCCGCCGACGTGCCCGTGCCGGTGGGTGCGGTGCGGCTGCGCCTGGTGACCGCCGACGACGACCCGCGCGGCACGGCGTACGCCGACCTGCGGGGCGCCATCGTGTGCGACCTCATCGGGCCGGAGAAGCGTGACGCGGTGCTCGCCGGGCTCGGGCCCGACCCGCTGCGGCCCGACGCCGACCCCGACCGGGCGTGGCGGCGGATCCAGCGCAGCGACCGCTCGATCGGCGACCTGCTGATGGACCAGAAGGTGCTCGCGGGCGTGGGCAACGTCTACCGGGCCGAGGTGCTCTTCCGCCACCGCATCCACCCGCTGCGCCCCGGGCGCACGCTCCGGGTGGGCCAGTGGCGCGCGATGTGGGCCGACCTGGTCGAGCTGATGGGGGAGGGCGTGCGGTCCGGCCGGATCGACACGGTGCGCCCCGAGCACACGCCGGAGGCGATGGGCCGCGACCCGCGCCGCGACGACCACGGGGGCGAGGTCTACGTCTACCGGCGCACCGCGCAGCCCTGCCACGTCTGCGGGGCGGGGGTCCGCACCGCCGACCTCGCCGGACGAAACGTGTTCTGGTGCCCGAAGTGTCAGCCGGTGTTTCGCTCGCGCGCGGCCGTACGCTCGGCCCACCAGCACACCGACCCGTCGCGAGGAGCTCGACCATGA
- a CDS encoding ribose-5-phosphate isomerase encodes MRVHLGSDHAGLELKDHLMAWLVDHEHEVVDHGPFVHDPLDDYPVFCLRAAEGVAQDRAEGLDSLGVVIGGSGNGEQIAANKVTGIRCALAWSEETASLAREHNDANVVSVGGRMHPVEDMTRFVEVFLTTPFSGDERHVRRIGQLSTYDETRELPPLPESALRGPADA; translated from the coding sequence ATGCGCGTTCACCTGGGATCCGACCACGCCGGCCTCGAGCTCAAGGACCACCTGATGGCCTGGCTGGTCGACCACGAGCACGAGGTCGTGGACCACGGACCGTTCGTCCACGACCCGCTCGACGACTACCCCGTCTTCTGCCTGCGGGCCGCCGAGGGCGTGGCGCAGGACCGCGCCGAGGGGCTGGACAGCCTCGGCGTCGTCATCGGCGGCTCGGGCAACGGCGAGCAGATCGCGGCCAACAAGGTCACGGGCATCCGGTGCGCGCTGGCGTGGTCGGAGGAGACCGCGTCGCTGGCCCGCGAGCACAACGACGCCAACGTCGTCTCGGTCGGCGGCCGGATGCACCCGGTCGAGGACATGACCCGCTTCGTGGAGGTCTTCCTGACCACCCCGTTCTCCGGCGACGAGCGCCACGTGCGCCGCATCGGGCAGCTGTCGACCTACGACGAGACCCGCGAGCTCCCGCCGCTCCCCGAGTCGGCCCTGCGCGGACCGGCGGATGCCTGA